In Parasphingorhabdus halotolerans, a single window of DNA contains:
- the pdxA gene encoding 4-hydroxythreonine-4-phosphate dehydrogenase PdxA — translation MVQGADKPFAISCGDPAGVGPEIIGKSWKQRETQALRPFFVAGNIADFENLDGVQAQKIEVPAEAADIFGTALPVFHIHDADAAIPGEPTLEGAQCALHALEVACGLARSGDAGAVVTAPVSKSQLYQIGFRYPGQTEFVSEHCGISRENAVMMLAGPSLRVIPMTTHIAFKEVPGQLTHQLIVARAKAAEKAMTRNFGIDNPRIAVAGLNPHAGENGNLGDEERTIMQPAIDELRADGMDITDPLPADTMFHEQARARYDVALCPYHDQALVPMKTLHFFDGVNMTLGLPIVRTSPDHGTAFNIAGQGVADPRSMIAAIQMAAVAVANRKLHDN, via the coding sequence ATGGTTCAAGGGGCAGACAAACCCTTCGCAATTTCTTGTGGTGACCCGGCGGGAGTCGGTCCTGAAATAATCGGAAAAAGCTGGAAGCAGCGAGAGACTCAAGCTTTGCGTCCCTTTTTTGTTGCCGGGAATATCGCTGATTTTGAGAATTTGGACGGCGTTCAAGCGCAAAAAATAGAAGTCCCGGCAGAGGCTGCTGACATATTCGGAACCGCGCTACCGGTGTTTCATATCCACGACGCCGACGCCGCTATCCCCGGTGAGCCAACTCTCGAAGGCGCGCAATGTGCACTCCATGCTTTAGAAGTGGCTTGCGGGTTAGCGAGATCAGGCGATGCTGGTGCGGTCGTAACGGCACCCGTATCCAAATCGCAACTATATCAGATAGGTTTTCGTTATCCTGGTCAAACGGAGTTTGTGTCCGAACACTGCGGTATTTCCCGCGAGAATGCCGTTATGATGCTCGCCGGCCCATCTCTTCGCGTTATTCCGATGACGACCCATATCGCGTTCAAGGAAGTGCCGGGACAACTAACGCATCAACTCATAGTTGCACGCGCCAAAGCTGCAGAAAAGGCAATGACCCGAAACTTCGGTATTGATAACCCTCGCATTGCGGTTGCCGGCCTTAATCCCCACGCCGGTGAAAATGGTAATCTGGGTGATGAGGAGCGCACAATAATGCAGCCCGCTATTGATGAGCTTCGTGCCGATGGCATGGATATTACCGATCCGTTGCCCGCTGACACCATGTTTCACGAACAAGCCCGTGCCAGATATGATGTCGCGCTCTGCCCTTATCATGACCAGGCACTGGTGCCGATGAAAACGCTGCATTTCTTTGATGGCGTAAATATGACGCTTGGCCTGCCAATCGTCCGGACATCGCCTGATCACGGGACGGCCTTTAATATAGCTGGCCAGGGTGTTGCTGACCCCCGATCCATGATTGCCGCGATCCAGATGGCTGCGGTGGCCGTCGCCAATCGCAAGTTACACGACAATTGA
- a CDS encoding peptidylprolyl isomerase has product MKLKNKHKLSKIPKLALVILAATLAATPSSSQTVADSAVPNTGLNIPEELTIFGKNDPNVRRATAVVNGDIITGTDVGQRLALIVAANGGEVSEEEQQRLRLQILRNLIDETLQIQEAEANEITISPEEVESTYRQVAQQNFKQDIGGFETFLRSKGSSANTLKQQIKGELAWSRLLRRNIQPFINVGDEEVNAIIERLNASKGTSEYRIGEIYMSASQETAEQVAVNMRKILEQIRGGGSFVAYARQFSEASTAATGGDLGWVRPAQLPQSLAEAAVQMQVGQVVGPVSVPGGFSILYLIDQRQILTADARDALLSLKQLSIAFPEGTTEQQATTKASQFASATEGIKGCGAANEVAASIGAAVVDNDQVRLRDLPAALQDTIANLPIGQASAPFGSITDGVRVLILCGRDDPQTANAPSFDQIMSQLENERVNKRAQIYLRDLRRDAIIEYN; this is encoded by the coding sequence ATGAAATTGAAGAATAAGCATAAGCTGTCAAAGATTCCAAAACTGGCTCTCGTCATTTTGGCGGCGACATTGGCCGCAACACCCTCTTCCAGCCAGACAGTTGCTGACAGCGCAGTACCTAATACCGGATTGAACATCCCGGAAGAATTAACAATTTTTGGCAAAAATGATCCCAATGTTCGGCGGGCAACTGCAGTGGTCAATGGCGATATTATTACCGGTACCGATGTTGGACAAAGACTGGCACTAATTGTAGCTGCCAATGGGGGTGAAGTATCTGAAGAAGAACAGCAGCGACTGCGGTTACAGATATTGCGCAATCTTATCGACGAGACATTGCAAATTCAGGAAGCCGAAGCGAACGAAATTACAATCAGCCCTGAAGAGGTAGAATCCACGTACCGTCAGGTCGCGCAGCAGAATTTCAAACAAGATATTGGCGGGTTTGAAACCTTTTTGCGGTCCAAGGGGTCGTCAGCAAATACATTGAAACAGCAAATTAAAGGCGAGCTTGCTTGGAGCCGATTGCTCCGGCGCAACATCCAACCTTTCATCAATGTCGGCGATGAGGAAGTAAACGCTATTATTGAACGACTAAACGCTTCCAAAGGCACATCGGAATATCGCATCGGCGAAATTTATATGTCAGCCTCGCAGGAAACCGCCGAGCAAGTGGCAGTTAATATGCGGAAGATTCTGGAACAAATTCGTGGAGGTGGTTCTTTCGTAGCCTATGCCCGACAGTTTTCCGAAGCTTCCACCGCAGCAACCGGCGGCGATCTGGGATGGGTTCGCCCTGCCCAGTTGCCGCAAAGTTTGGCAGAAGCGGCTGTTCAGATGCAAGTCGGGCAGGTTGTCGGCCCAGTGTCGGTGCCAGGGGGCTTTTCAATATTATATCTTATTGACCAACGGCAAATTCTGACGGCTGATGCGCGAGACGCCTTGCTGAGCTTGAAGCAGCTTTCCATTGCTTTCCCCGAAGGCACGACCGAGCAACAGGCGACAACTAAAGCAAGCCAGTTTGCTTCAGCTACAGAAGGTATTAAGGGATGCGGCGCTGCAAACGAAGTCGCGGCAAGCATCGGCGCGGCGGTGGTTGACAATGACCAGGTGCGGCTCCGCGACCTGCCCGCTGCCCTTCAGGATACGATCGCAAACCTGCCCATTGGACAAGCCAGCGCGCCCTTTGGATCGATTACCGACGGTGTGCGAGTCCTGATATTATGCGGCCGGGACGATCCTCAAACAGCCAACGCCCCGTCTTTTGATCAAATCATGTCGCAGCTCGAAAACGAGCGGGTTAACAAACGCGCGCAAATATATCTGCGCGATCTTCGCCGTGACGCCATTATAGAATATAATTGA
- the rsmA gene encoding 16S rRNA (adenine(1518)-N(6)/adenine(1519)-N(6))-dimethyltransferase RsmA: protein MSNPPKLPPLREVIKKHGLSANKALGQNFLFDTQLLSRIAAVPGDLAGEDVFEVGPGPGGLTQALLQAGAAVTAVERDERCLPALAELGEYFPDQLKIISDDALAINTDNLFDKPFHIVSNLPYNVGSALLIKWLSQPKWPPKWQSLTLMFQREVADRIVASEGSNAYGRLSILAQWRCEARLAINVHRSAFTPPPKVMSAIVHLTPKEQPQGVDPALLERLTQTAFHQRRKMLRQSLKGFSGATEALATVGIDSSRRPETVSVAEFVALARQLS from the coding sequence TTGAGCAACCCGCCAAAGCTGCCACCGCTGCGTGAGGTGATCAAAAAACACGGCCTTTCGGCGAACAAGGCGCTTGGGCAGAATTTTTTGTTCGACACGCAATTGCTGTCGCGTATCGCAGCTGTTCCCGGTGATCTGGCAGGGGAAGATGTATTCGAGGTTGGTCCGGGACCCGGCGGTTTAACGCAGGCATTGTTGCAAGCGGGAGCGGCGGTGACGGCGGTCGAACGGGATGAAAGATGCCTGCCAGCGCTGGCGGAACTCGGCGAATATTTTCCGGATCAACTGAAGATCATCAGCGATGATGCCCTTGCGATCAATACCGACAATCTGTTCGACAAACCTTTTCATATCGTTTCCAACCTTCCCTATAATGTTGGTTCAGCCTTGTTGATCAAGTGGCTGTCTCAACCCAAATGGCCGCCGAAATGGCAATCGCTGACCTTGATGTTTCAGCGCGAAGTGGCGGACCGTATCGTCGCTTCCGAAGGGAGCAATGCTTATGGTCGGCTTTCGATCCTCGCCCAGTGGCGTTGCGAAGCCAGACTGGCGATAAATGTTCATAGATCCGCTTTTACGCCGCCTCCCAAAGTCATGTCCGCGATTGTTCATTTAACGCCCAAGGAACAACCTCAAGGTGTTGATCCGGCTTTGTTGGAACGGCTTACGCAAACGGCATTTCACCAGCGGCGGAAAATGCTGCGACAAAGTCTCAAGGGCTTCTCCGGTGCCACTGAGGCGCTTGCGACAGTCGGCATTGATAGTTCGAGGAGACCCGAGACGGTTAGCGTTGCAGAGTTCGTCGCCTTGGCTCGACAACTCTCTTAA